In the Bos javanicus breed banteng chromosome 28, ARS-OSU_banteng_1.0, whole genome shotgun sequence genome, one interval contains:
- the TOMM20 gene encoding mitochondrial import receptor subunit TOM20 homolog produces MVGRNSAIAAGVCGALFIGYCIYFDRKRRSDPNFKNRLRERRKKQKLAKERAGLSKLPDLKDAEAVQKFFLEEIQLGEELLAQGEYEKGVDHLTNAIAVCGQPQQLLQVLQQTLPPPVFQMLLTKLPTISQRIVSAQSLAEDDVE; encoded by the exons ATGGTGGGCCGGAACAGCGCCATCGCCGCCGGCGTGTGCGGGGCCCTTTTCATCGGTTACTGCATTTACTTCGACCGCAAAAGACGGAGTGACCCCAACTTCAAGAACAGGCTGCGAGAAC gaagaaagaaacagaagcttgCCAAGGAGAGAGCTGGGCTTTCCAAG TTACCTGACCTTAAAGATGCTGAAGCCGTTCAGAAATTCTTTCTAGAAGAAATACAGCTTGGTGAAGAATTACTAGCTCAAG GTGAATATGAGAAGGGTGTGGACCATCTGACAAATGCGATTGCTGTGTGTGGACAGCCACAGCAGTTACTGCAAGTATTGCAACAAACTCTTCCACCACCAGTGTTCCAGATGCTTCTGACTAAGCTCCCAACAATTAGTCAG aGAATTGTAAGTGCTCAGAGCTTGGCTGAAGATGATGTGGAATGA